Part of the Usitatibacter palustris genome, CGACTACATGAGCAAGCCGTTCACGCAGCAGGAGCTCGAGAGGAAGCTCATGTCCTGGCTGCCCGCGGTGAAGACCACGCCGGTGGCGCAGCCTGCCGCCAAGGTGCGCGATTCAAGCCCGCACCTCGACGCGAGTGTCCTCGAGGGCCTGCGCGCGCTGGGCAGCGGCGACAAGCTCGTGACACGCGTGATCGATGTCTACCTGCGCGATTCGCGCAACCGCATGAAGGCGCTTCGCGAGGCGGTCGCGCAGGCCGATGCGGTGGCGATCGCCCGCTCGTCCCACGCACTCAAGTCTTCCAGCGGCAACGTGGGCGCGACCTCGCTCACGTCGCTCGCGCGGCACATGGAAGTGATGGGGCATGAACGCACGCTCGAGGAATCGGCGGCGCTGCTCGCGAGGATCGAGACCGAGTACGTCGCGGTGACGGCCGAGCTCAGCGCGTGGGGGATGGTCGCGCCCGCCGGTTAGGTCGAGCGCGACTTCCGCGGCCCACGCGGGTGTAGTGGAGGTGGCCGCTGCCCGAACCCGGGCGGGGCGCGGTATGACCGTGGCCTCTCGATTGCACCGAAACAACCCGGCTCCCTTGCGCGCGCCTTCCTGACGGCCGTCATTACGGCGCGCGGATTCTCGCGAATAACGTGAAGAAGCACTAGCGCTGTGCCCGTGGGAACGCGGTTGCCTCGCTCCCAATGGCGAAGGGTAGCTACCGGAAAACCGAAATGACCCGCGAACTGGCGCTGCGTGAGGTTCATGCGGTCTCGAAGAGCGCGAACGTCGAATCCGACGTATCGCAGGTCGCGACGTGGGACGCCTTGCGCACGTGTCTCTGATTGCGAGTTTGCATTCGACTGATCCACGGGATCTTCGAACTGATCCCGCGGATCACTTTGGCGATCCTGTGGATCAGGCGAGTGCAAATCATGTTTTCGAGAGGTCACGGCCTCTCAACGCGGGACCGCGAAAAGCCGACGACAAGCGCGCTAGTCGGCGGCGGCTGCGTGCGGCGGCTGGGGCCGGCCCGCGGAGACTTCGTTCCAGTAGCAGATGTGCGACTGGCGATCCTTGCGGAACTCTTCCTTGGCGATGTACATCGCCTTGTCGGCCTCGGCGAGGACGCCGGCGGCACCCATGCCGAAGCGATATTCGGCAACACCCACGGACACGGCGACGTTGATTTCCTTGCCCGGCTCGATCTCGCAGGGACTCGTGGAGATCGCCTTCACGATGCGGTCCATCACCATCTTGAGCGCGCGGTTGCGGTGCAGGCCGACGACGAACTCGTCGCCACCCCAGCGCGCGACCCAGTCGCCGCGCCGCGTGTTGAGTTGCAGCAGCGCCGCGACGTGAGAGATGCAGGCATCGCCCGCGGTGTGGCCGTGCGCGTCGTTGATCTTCTTGAAATCGTTGATGTCGAAGAACGCGATCTGGAATCCCTGCAGGTCCCGTTCGGCACGCGCGATTTCCTCGGTGAGCCGCTTGTCGCCGGCGCGCCGGTTGTAGATGCCGGTGAGGTCGTCGGTATCGGACACGCGCTCGAGCCGGTTGATCGTCTCGTGCAACTGCGTGAGGGTGTATTGCGTGCCCTCCATCAGCCGACCGGCGCGGTCGGGGAAGTGCACGGGTAGATCGGGGATCGCGCGCGAATCGATGTAGTTGCGCAGTGCCTCGGCGGTGAGGTCGATCGGCACCAGCAACTCGCGAAGCAGCCACAGCGTGCCGAGGAAGCCCATGAAGCACGCCAGCATCAGCGCGACGATGATCGGGTACATCCCCGCCCAGTCGGACCGCGCGAACAGCAGATAGATGATGAAGACGACGAGGGGGCTCAGCGTGCCGACGAACGCGGCGAGGGCAAACTTGGCGGCGTAGCTGGTGCTGAGCTGGCGAAACCCCGACGCCAGCCGATAGATCCCCATCCGCGGGAGGACAGAGCTGCCAGGGGGAATCTTGCTGACCATGGCAACTATTCTAGCGAAATCACCCGATCGTGTTGCGTAAAGTCCCGATCCCCTCGATCTCGGTTTCGAGGAGATCGCCGGGCTTCAGGAACTCGGGCGGGGTACGGGCGAATCCGACCCCTTCCGGGGTCCCCGTGGAAATGATGTCGCCGGGCTCGAGGGTCATGCCCTGGGAGAGCTCCGCGATCAGCCGTTCGATCTTGAAGTAGAGGAACTTCGTACTGGAATCCTGCTTGGTCACGCCGTTCACGCGGCAGGCGACCTTGAGGTTGGTGGGATCGACCTGGTCGGCCGTGACGATGCACGGACCCATGGGGCAGGTGCCGTCGAAGCTCTTGCCCTTGTGCCACTGGCCGCCGTGGCGGCGCTGCACATCGCGCCAGGTGACGTCGTTGATGACCGTGTAGCCGAAGATGTGTTTCATCGCGTCGGCTTCGCTGATGTTCTTGCCGCCCGTGCCGATGATCACGCCGAGCTCCACCTCCCAGTCGAGCGAGGTCGAGATGGCGGCATCGAACGGGATCGTGCCGTACGGATCGTTCACCGCGGTCACGGCCTTGCTGAAGAACACCGGGTGCCTCGGAAGCTCGCGCTTTTCCTCGAGCTTCTTCGCGCCTTCCTCGAAATGCTCGAGGTAGTTCCAGCCCACGCAGAAGACGTTCTTCGCCGGGCGCGGGATGGGGGCGTGGAGCTTCACGTCGGCGAGCGACACGGTCGGCGCATCGGACTTGGCGGCGATCGCCTTCAGCTTCGCGAGCGCGCCCGCACCGCCGCCGATGATCTCGAGCACGGTCGTGAACCCCGAGGCCGAGAGGTCGACGATGCGCTTGTCGTCGAGGAGGATGCCGGGGTGACGGGTGCCGGTGGCGGGAATCTTCGAGTAGGTGACGAGCTTCATTCGGGATCTTTCAGGTGGGCGAGGGGATGGCCTTGCGCGCTCCAGCGCGGCGAGAAGAAGCTCTCGACTGCGTCGGGCGCGACGTCGGCGAGCCGCGGCGGATTCCAGTGCGGCGTGTTGTCCTTGTCGATGATCAGCGCGCGGATGCCTTCGATGAAGTCGCCCTGCTCGAAGCAGGTCTGGACCATGACCAGTTCCATGCGGAAGCAATCGGCGAGCGCCATCGTGCGGCTGCGGCGAACCTGTTCGAGCGTCACGAGCAGCAGCGTGGGCGAGTGCCGCGAGAGCTTGGTGAGGCACTTCGAGGCCCACTCCGCGAATTCGGGCCGGGTCTCGACCTGCAGCGAGGCGATGATTGCCGCGACGGATTCGTGCGCGAAGTGGCGGTCGATCGCGGGACGCAGGCGCTCGAGCTCGGAAGCGGGCAGCGGATCGAGGCCGACCGCTTCGTCGGCGAGCCCGCAGTAGATCGCGTCGGCCGCACCCAGCGTGGGCCCCACGAGCCCCAGGTATTCGCCGATCCGCCCGGGCGTGCGCGAAAGGAAATAACCGCCGCCGACATCCGGGAAGAGGCCGATCGCGGTCTCGGGCATCGCCATCTTCGTGCGCGGGCCGACGATGCGAAGCGTCGCGCCTTGCGAGACGCCCATGCCGCCGCCCATCACGATGGCATCGAGGTGCGCGGTGATCGGCTTGGGGTAGCGATGGATGTAGTGATCGAGCGCGTACTCGAGCGTGAAGTACTCGAGCTGGTTCTTCTCGCCGGCGCGGAAGCTGTCGTACAGGGCCCGCAGGTCGCCGCCCGCGCAGAACGCCTTGTCTCCCGCGCCACGCATCTCGACCGTGCGCACGCGATCGTCCTGCGCCCAGGCCTCGAGCCAGCGGCGCAGGCCCCGCAGCATGTCGATGGTGATGGCGTTGAGTGCGGCCGGGCGGTTGAGCGTGATCCGCGCGACGCCCTCGGTGATCTCGGCGATGAGATCACCGCCGGCCGCCGTCAGTCGTTCTTCCATTCCGGCTTGCGCTTTTCGAGGAACGCCGTCACGCCTTCGGCCTGGTCTTCGTGGTCGAAGAGATCCATGAAGCGCTCGCGCTCGAGGGCGAGGCCGCCGCGCCGTGGAATCCCGTTGCGGGCGTTGTGGATGAGGCCCTTGCAGTACTCGATCGCCCGCGGGGAAAGCGCGCCGACGCGCTCGGCCATCGCGGTCGCTTTCGCGAGCGCCTCGCCTTTGGGCACGACCTCCTGCACCAGCCCGATGCGCAGCGCCGTCGCGGCATCGACGCGCTCGTTCGTGAGGATGATCCGCTTGGCCCAGCCTTCGCCCACGAGCCACGGGAGGTTCTGCGTGCCGCACCCGGCGGGCAGGAGGCCCACCGCGGGTTCGGGCAGTGCCATCTGCGCGTGTTCCTCGGCGATCCGGATGTCGCAGGCGAGCGTGCACTCGAGCCCGCCGCCCATCGCGTAGCCGTTGATCGCGGCGATCG contains:
- a CDS encoding GGDEF domain-containing protein, with translation MVSKIPPGSSVLPRMGIYRLASGFRQLSTSYAAKFALAAFVGTLSPLVVFIIYLLFARSDWAGMYPIIVALMLACFMGFLGTLWLLRELLVPIDLTAEALRNYIDSRAIPDLPVHFPDRAGRLMEGTQYTLTQLHETINRLERVSDTDDLTGIYNRRAGDKRLTEEIARAERDLQGFQIAFFDINDFKKINDAHGHTAGDACISHVAALLQLNTRRGDWVARWGGDEFVVGLHRNRALKMVMDRIVKAISTSPCEIEPGKEINVAVSVGVAEYRFGMGAAGVLAEADKAMYIAKEEFRKDRQSHICYWNEVSAGRPQPPHAAAAD
- a CDS encoding fumarylacetoacetate hydrolase family protein → MKLVTYSKIPATGTRHPGILLDDKRIVDLSASGFTTVLEIIGGGAGALAKLKAIAAKSDAPTVSLADVKLHAPIPRPAKNVFCVGWNYLEHFEEGAKKLEEKRELPRHPVFFSKAVTAVNDPYGTIPFDAAISTSLDWEVELGVIIGTGGKNISEADAMKHIFGYTVINDVTWRDVQRRHGGQWHKGKSFDGTCPMGPCIVTADQVDPTNLKVACRVNGVTKQDSSTKFLYFKIERLIAELSQGMTLEPGDIISTGTPEGVGFARTPPEFLKPGDLLETEIEGIGTLRNTIG
- a CDS encoding enoyl-CoA hydratase/isomerase family protein, with translation MEERLTAAGGDLIAEITEGVARITLNRPAALNAITIDMLRGLRRWLEAWAQDDRVRTVEMRGAGDKAFCAGGDLRALYDSFRAGEKNQLEYFTLEYALDHYIHRYPKPITAHLDAIVMGGGMGVSQGATLRIVGPRTKMAMPETAIGLFPDVGGGYFLSRTPGRIGEYLGLVGPTLGAADAIYCGLADEAVGLDPLPASELERLRPAIDRHFAHESVAAIIASLQVETRPEFAEWASKCLTKLSRHSPTLLLVTLEQVRRSRTMALADCFRMELVMVQTCFEQGDFIEGIRALIIDKDNTPHWNPPRLADVAPDAVESFFSPRWSAQGHPLAHLKDPE
- a CDS encoding enoyl-CoA hydratase — its product is MIKHRIDGHTAFITIDNPPANTWTPESLRALELLVGELNANRTIYAAVITGAGSKFFSAGADLQHFKGEDKVLARHFIACFGAAFEALMNARFVTIAAINGYAMGGGLECTLACDIRIAEEHAQMALPEPAVGLLPAGCGTQNLPWLVGEGWAKRIILTNERVDAATALRIGLVQEVVPKGEALAKATAMAERVGALSPRAIEYCKGLIHNARNGIPRRGGLALERERFMDLFDHEDQAEGVTAFLEKRKPEWKND